A window of Hymenobacter siberiensis genomic DNA:
GCCTCGGCCAACGCGATGATTGATGCCTTGTTGCTGGAGCGGCGCATCGAGTTTCTGGGCGAAGGCCTGCGCAACTTCGACATCATGCGCCTGAATGCCACCATTCCGGGCAAAGGTTCGGTACCGGCCATTCCCAATACCAGCACCAACTACGTGTGGCCCATCCCTTCCACCGAATTGGCGGTGAATACGCTCATGACCCGCAACTAACCATTAATCACTAGGTTAGCCACCTGCACGAAACTGGACTTGTCCAGCCGCAGCGGTTTTTTTTCGCACCCCTTATTGTCCGCCAGGCGGGCCGTAAGGGGTGCTTTGGTTTGGGGGCGGATACTGGCCTGACCAACAGGGCAGTAGCCGCTTTTGTGCCTCGCCGATTATTTGAATTAAAACCAGATTAAAGTAAATCTGCTTTGGCGCCTCCCTCGCAGCTAAATACTCTTCACCATCTCTTCACAAAATACCTGATTGTCATGCAACACCTTTCCACTTCGCTAAAGCTGGCCGCTGCAACGGCCGGACTGTTTCTGCTGAATGCCGCGCCGGGCCACACCCAAACGGTTTACGGCCTCCAGACTTCTGCCACTGCCACCAGCCTGCCTGGTCACGTTTCAGGCCACGACTCCGGGCACGCTCACGGCCACGACGGCCATCACCGGCCTGGGGGACCGGCCAAACGCTGGTAGGGCCCGACAGCCGCCCCAACACCGGCCAGTTGTTTGCCCTGGGCTACGTTGCGGCTACCACGCAGGTGCAGCTCTATATTCTGAACGCCACTACTGGCGCGCTTACTACCGTAGGCACGGCCCTCACCCTGAACCTGGGCACCAACACGACCCGCATCGGCTTCGATTTTAACCCGACCTTAGACCGCATCCGCCTCACGGACAACAACAAAAGCAACTTCCGCCTAAACCCCACCAACGGCGCGCTGGCCGCCACCGACGGCAACCTAGCCTACGCCACCACCGATGCCAACGCCGCTGCTACGCCCAACATTGGGGCCGTGGCCTATACCAACAGCATGGCCGGCCCCCTGGCCACCGCCACCACCCTCTACAACTACGACCTGAGCCTGAACATCCTCACCACTCAGAACCCGCCCAACAACGGCACTCTAAATGCGGTGGGCGCTTCGGGCATTACGGCCAACGCCACGGCTTCGAGCCTGGACATGGATATTTACTCGTCGGTGGCCGGTACCAACACGGCCTGCTCACTTCAAAAGCAGAGCCTTTAGCGTATTTAATACATTGGTATGCTTGCCATTATTGGGTAACTCCGTTGAATGTTGTACATTTAGTTTTCAGAGTCCAAACCATTTCATCACTCCATTTTTTGCCCGTGAGTAAACCTTTTACTTTTCAAAAGCTGAGCCTGGCCCTGCTCGGCCTGCTACCGCTGTCTGCGCTACACGCGCAGTCCATACCCTCCCAGCAGGCCATGGAAAAAGTGCTGGCCGTGCGCAGCCAGTGGGCCGGCCCCGGCTTCGCGCCTGCCGACCTGCGCCTGAGCAGTGCCTACGCCGACGCCAACGGCCTGGAGCACATGTATGTGCAGCAATTGTACCAGGGCATTCCGGTATTTAATAAGGTGCAGTCGCTGGCCTTTATGGGCGGGCGACTGGCCTCCCACGCCGGGGCGTTTGTGCCGGCTAAGCAGCTGGCCGCCGTGCCCGCCACGCCGGCCATCACGGCTACTGTGGCCGTGAGCCGCGCCCTGCAGCACCTGGACCAGCCCTTTGCCGCTACCCCGATGCGCCTCACGGAAGCGAACGGACCCGAAGCCCGCCAGACGTTCGCCGCCAGCGGCGTGGCCCGGCACGACATCGTGGCCAGCCTGACCTGGGCGTTTGATGAGGCCGGCAAGCCCCACCTGACCTGGAACGTGAATATCGACCTGCTGGGCTCGCCCGACTGGTGGAACGTACGGATAGATGCCGCCACGGGTACCTTCGTGAGCCAGGACAACTGGACGGTGAGCGAAGCCGCTGCCCACCGCGCCCAGCCAGCCGCCACGGCCGCCAAAGGCACGATGAGTGCCGCCGCGCAGTTTTTGCCACCGCCCCCGCCGCCCACCACCACTGCATCATCGTACCTGGTGGTGCCCTTCCCCCGGGAGCGGCCCGCTGCTACAGGTCTTCAGACCGAAACCGACCCGTGGCTGAAGGCTGGTGCCACCAACAATGCCACCACCCACGGCTGGAACTTCGACGGCACCACCAACTATGCCTTCACGCGGGGCAACAACGTGGCGGCTTACGACGATGCGGCCAACGTTAACGCGCCCGGCAACTACGCCAACTCGCAAACGGCGGCTCCGAGCCTCAGCTTCAACTACACGCCTGACTTTACGACTACGCCCGGCGGTGCTATCAACCGCAACGCGGCCGTGGTGAACCTGTTCTACTGGAACAACATCATTCACGACATCACCTATCAGTACGGCTTCACGGAGGCCGCCGGCAACTTCCAGGCCGATAACCTGGGCCGGGGCGGCAGCGGCAACGACTACGTGAAGGCCGAAGCCCAGGACGGCGCCGGCACCAACAACGCCAACTTCAGCACGCCGGCCGATGGCAGCAGCGGCCGCATGCAGATGTACCTCTGGACTGCCCCTGCCCAGGCTTACGCTCTGACCGTGACGGCCCCCAGCACCGTGGCCGGCAGCTACACGGCCGTGGAGGGCGGTTTCAGCACCGCCAATGGCCTGGCCACGCTGGGTCCCATCTCGGGGCAGCTGGCACTGTATGGCGATGCGGGTAACCTGGGCTGCGTGGCCGCTACCGGCACCGCGCTCACCGGCAAAATCGCGCTGATTTACCGGGGTACCTGCAGCTTTGCTCCCAAGGTGAAAAACGCCCAGCTGGCCGGTGCCATTGCCGCCATTGTGGTGAATAACGTGGCCAACGCCCCCACGGTAATGGGCGGCACCGACAACACCGTTACCATTCCTTCGGTGATGATTTCGCAAGCCGACGGCGCGGCCCTGGCCGCCCAGATTGCCAACAACGTGCAAGTGACCCTGCCCCGCGCTCCAGCTCCCAACCCCATGCTGGACGGCGACCTCGACAACGGCATTGTGGTGCACGAATATGGCCA
This region includes:
- a CDS encoding DUF4394 domain-containing protein; this translates as MFALGYVAATTQVQLYILNATTGALTTVGTALTLNLGTNTTRIGFDFNPTLDRIRLTDNNKSNFRLNPTNGALAATDGNLAYATTDANAAATPNIGAVAYTNSMAGPLATATTLYNYDLSLNILTTQNPPNNGTLNAVGASGITANATASSLDMDIYSSVAGTNTACSLQKQSL